From Vicia villosa cultivar HV-30 ecotype Madison, WI unplaced genomic scaffold, Vvil1.0 ctg.001533F_1_1, whole genome shotgun sequence, the proteins below share one genomic window:
- the LOC131635695 gene encoding F-box/LRR-repeat protein 13-like, translating into MSDRLRMKMHSLDDLPNEILLHILSYLKIKDVVKTSVLSKRWRNLWKHLRHLKLDTYEFSKPSFFSECVSEVVASRGMGDYPLRSLEFKRHGAFRYEIFTGLINHAMSNGLQQLNIGVPSNIGLPYSIFSCHSLTSIYISVSRYDIKKRTRLPKLLDLPGLRSLRLEFVGIQADDSGRAEPFSTCTKLTDLNIDECFLVYPRAVSKDSEGVLNINNATLSNLTIKDILTLKTMKQEPAYKYVIHTPKLVSFTVNGSPFRASSVPKRVKVELQSSSMM; encoded by the coding sequence ATGAGCGATAGGCTGAGGATGAAGATGCACAGCCTCGATGACTTGCCCAATGAGATTCTGCTTCATATACTGTCATATCTTAAGATAAAAGATGTTGTTAAGACTAGTGTTTTGTCGAAACGGTGGAGGAATCTCTGGAAACACCTCCGCCATCTTAAATTGGATACCTATGAATTTAGTAAGCCAAGTTTTTTCTCTGAATGTGTGTCGGAGGTTGTTGCATCTCGTGGTATGGGCGATTATCCTTTACGTAGTCTGGAATTCAAACGTCATGGAGCTTTTCGATACGAGATTTTCACTGGTCTGATAAACCATGCTATGTCGAATGGTCTTCAGCAGCTGAACATAGGCGTCCCGAGCAATATTGGGTTGCCGTATTCTATTTTTTCTTGTCATTCATTGACctctatttatatttctgtttcaAGGTATGATATCAAAAAGAGAACCAGGCTGCCTAAGCTTCTTGATCTTCCGGGATTAAGAAGTTTGCGTCTTGAATTTGTTGGGATTCAGGCTGATGATAGTGGTCGTGCTGAACCCTTCTCGACGTGTACTAAGTTAACTGATCTGAACATTGATGAGTGTTTCTTAGTTTATCCTAGAGCTGTCTCCAAAGATAGCGAAGGAGTTCTCAATATAAACAATGCTACACTTTCCAATTTGACCATTAAGGATATTTTAACTCTTAAAACTATGAAACAGGAACCAGCTTACAAATATGTGATACATACGCCAAAACTCGTTTCTTTTACTGTAAATGGTTCTCCTTTCCGGGCATCGTCTGTACCAAAGAGGGTGAAGGTTGAGCTTCAGTCTTCCTCAATGATGTAA